From Streptomyces showdoensis, a single genomic window includes:
- a CDS encoding extracellular solute-binding protein codes for MKNRHLVCPLAVVSALVLSGCGLLPGGGGTRTVNVWLMRDSVSDDFLQRFTKDFEAEHDDIELKFTIQEWTGIGKKVTEAIKGEGGPDVIEVGNTQVAQYADTEKLYDLTLESVRDLGSQDWLPGLAEPGSIGGAQYGIPWYAANRIVIYNKDLFARGGITKPPATRAQWLEDTEKLNGDGNQGIYLAGQDWYTLSGFIWDEGGELAVEKGGGWTGTLDSAAALRGMEFYKDLQSHGQGPKDADEQNPPQAEVFAKGKVAQIIATPSAIPVITKANPGLKDKLGFFPIPGKKAGQPCAVFTGGSDLIIPENAPERAAALDVVKALAGEKWQTELARAMNYVPNKASLASAVEDQEATATMAVGAARGRATPNSPQWADIEGSNPIKPYMTAVLQGGDPRQAAKEASEQITSGLAE; via the coding sequence GTGAAGAACCGCCATCTCGTCTGTCCGCTGGCAGTCGTCTCCGCCCTCGTCCTCTCGGGGTGCGGTCTCCTCCCGGGGGGCGGTGGCACCCGCACGGTCAACGTCTGGCTGATGCGGGACAGCGTCAGCGACGACTTCCTGCAGCGCTTCACGAAGGACTTCGAGGCCGAGCACGACGACATCGAGCTGAAGTTCACCATCCAGGAGTGGACCGGCATCGGGAAGAAGGTCACGGAGGCCATCAAGGGCGAGGGCGGACCCGACGTCATCGAGGTCGGCAACACCCAGGTCGCGCAGTACGCCGACACCGAGAAGCTCTACGACCTCACCCTGGAGTCGGTCCGCGACCTCGGCAGCCAGGACTGGCTCCCCGGTCTCGCCGAGCCCGGCTCCATCGGCGGCGCCCAGTACGGCATCCCCTGGTACGCGGCCAACCGCATCGTCATCTACAACAAGGACCTGTTCGCGCGGGGCGGCATCACCAAGCCGCCCGCCACCCGCGCCCAGTGGCTCGAGGACACCGAGAAGCTCAACGGGGACGGCAACCAGGGCATCTACCTGGCGGGCCAGGACTGGTACACCCTGTCCGGCTTCATCTGGGACGAGGGCGGCGAGCTCGCCGTCGAGAAGGGCGGCGGCTGGACCGGCACCCTCGACAGCGCCGCCGCCCTGCGGGGCATGGAGTTCTACAAGGACCTCCAGTCCCACGGCCAGGGCCCCAAGGACGCCGACGAGCAGAACCCGCCGCAGGCCGAGGTCTTCGCCAAGGGCAAGGTCGCCCAGATCATCGCGACCCCCAGCGCCATCCCCGTCATCACCAAGGCCAACCCCGGCCTCAAGGACAAGCTGGGCTTCTTCCCGATACCCGGCAAGAAGGCGGGCCAGCCCTGCGCCGTCTTCACCGGCGGCTCCGACCTGATCATCCCGGAGAACGCCCCCGAGCGCGCCGCCGCCCTCGACGTCGTCAAGGCCCTGGCCGGCGAGAAGTGGCAGACCGAACTCGCCCGCGCCATGAACTACGTCCCCAACAAGGCCTCGCTGGCCTCCGCCGTCGAGGACCAGGAGGCCACCGCCACCATGGCCGTCGGCGCCGCCCGCGGCCGGGCCACCCCCAACTCCCCGCAGTGGGCCGACATCGAGGGCTCCAACCCCATCAAGCCGTACATGACCGCCGTCCTCCAGGGCGGCGACCCCCGGCAGGCCGCCAAGGAGGCCTCCGAGCAGATCACCAGCGGCCTGGCGGAGTAG
- a CDS encoding LNS2 domain-containing protein, translating into MTRHRRPVAVFDLDNTLSSTAHRQHFLEGGPRDWNGFFAAAPQDPPLDEGLALCREAAEECDIVYLTGRPERCRRDTLAWLAAHGLPEGPVHMRRDRDFRPARQTKLEVLRRIGEAREVRMLVDDDELVCDAAEGAGFTVVRARWAAPSEALTEAQEGEGRT; encoded by the coding sequence GTGACCCGACACCGCAGGCCCGTGGCCGTCTTCGACCTGGACAACACCCTGAGCTCCACCGCCCACCGCCAGCACTTCCTGGAGGGCGGGCCGCGCGACTGGAACGGCTTCTTCGCCGCCGCCCCGCAGGACCCGCCGCTCGACGAGGGCCTCGCGCTGTGCCGGGAGGCCGCCGAGGAGTGCGACATCGTCTACCTCACCGGCCGGCCCGAGCGCTGCCGCCGCGACACGCTCGCCTGGCTCGCCGCCCACGGCCTTCCCGAGGGCCCGGTCCACATGCGCCGGGACCGTGACTTCCGCCCGGCGCGGCAGACCAAGCTGGAGGTGCTGCGCCGGATCGGCGAGGCCCGCGAGGTCCGCATGCTGGTCGACGACGACGAGCTGGTCTGCGACGCCGCCGAGGGCGCCGGCTTCACGGTGGTGCGGGCCCGCTGGGCGGCGCCTTCGGAGGCGCTGACGGAGGCGCAGGAGGGGGAGGGGCGGACCTGA
- a CDS encoding GNAT family N-acetyltransferase: MAAVPLAQPVAAPVVAVPAQPQAGGGPQPRYVVGLARDQDDVRAAQRLRHQVFAGEMGAVLDGPEPGLDSDAFDAYCDHLLVRVEDTGEVVGTYRVLPPDRAAVAGRLYSESEFDLTRLAPIRHDLVEVGRSCVHPAHRNGAVIALIWAGLARYMTRTGHEWLAGCCSVPLADGGTLAAATWDTVKAKHLAPEEYWVTPHRLWTPDAAAPAQGRTELPALLRGYLRLGAWVCGAPAHDPDFGVADLYVLLSLRRTNPRYLRHFLSLAPVR; the protein is encoded by the coding sequence ATGGCCGCAGTACCCCTCGCCCAGCCCGTCGCCGCACCGGTCGTGGCCGTACCGGCCCAGCCGCAGGCGGGGGGCGGGCCGCAGCCCCGCTACGTCGTCGGCCTCGCCCGCGACCAGGACGACGTCCGCGCCGCCCAGCGGCTGCGGCACCAGGTCTTCGCGGGCGAGATGGGCGCCGTCCTCGACGGGCCGGAACCCGGCCTCGACAGCGACGCCTTCGACGCCTACTGCGACCACCTCCTCGTACGGGTCGAGGACACCGGCGAGGTCGTCGGCACCTACCGGGTGCTGCCGCCCGACCGCGCCGCCGTCGCGGGGCGGCTCTACTCGGAGAGCGAGTTCGACCTCACCCGGCTCGCCCCCATCCGCCACGACCTGGTCGAGGTCGGCCGCTCCTGCGTCCACCCCGCCCACCGCAACGGCGCCGTCATCGCCCTCATCTGGGCCGGGCTCGCCCGCTACATGACCCGCACCGGGCACGAGTGGCTCGCCGGCTGCTGCTCCGTGCCGCTCGCCGACGGCGGCACCCTGGCCGCCGCCACCTGGGACACCGTCAAGGCCAAGCACCTCGCGCCCGAGGAGTACTGGGTCACCCCGCACCGGCTCTGGACCCCCGACGCCGCCGCCCCCGCCCAGGGCCGCACCGAGCTGCCCGCGCTGCTGCGCGGCTACCTCCGGCTCGGCGCCTGGGTGTGCGGCGCCCCGGCCCACGACCCCGACTTCGGCGTGGCCGACCTCTACGTCCTGCTGTCGCTGCGCCGGACCAACCCCCGCTACCTGCGCCACTTCCTCTCGCTCGCGCCGGTCCGGTGA
- a CDS encoding lysophospholipid acyltransferase family protein, translating into MSTPTAPSPWLPTAPCTPGRCAAHPGPDAPRAAAARGVVRLAAGLAAVLLGVLLAPFAAPLPAAWRLFLVRRWCRAVLRAFGVRIRVHGPATLPGGPLLVVANHLSWLDVPLIAAVLPGRMLAKREVRGWPLLGRLAAFGGTLFIDRDRLRSLPGTVGAMSCVLAGGGRVVVFPEGSTWCGRGEGAFRPAAFQAALDTGSDVQPVRIAYRPVGPAAFVGDDPLGASLWRIVTARRLVADIRILDPIPGTRHPDRRALARAAETAVHRQPTVASDSANRPSSSVHQRASVSPASASSLRTPS; encoded by the coding sequence GTGAGCACCCCCACGGCCCCTTCGCCGTGGCTCCCCACGGCGCCCTGCACCCCGGGCCGGTGCGCCGCCCACCCCGGGCCCGACGCCCCGCGCGCGGCGGCGGCCCGGGGCGTGGTCCGGCTCGCCGCCGGGCTCGCGGCCGTGCTCCTCGGGGTGCTCCTCGCCCCGTTCGCGGCCCCGCTCCCCGCCGCCTGGCGCCTGTTCCTGGTCCGCCGCTGGTGCCGGGCGGTGCTCCGCGCCTTCGGGGTGCGGATCCGGGTCCACGGGCCCGCGACGCTCCCCGGCGGGCCGCTCCTGGTGGTGGCCAACCACCTCTCCTGGCTGGACGTCCCGCTGATCGCCGCCGTCCTGCCGGGCCGGATGCTCGCCAAGCGCGAGGTACGGGGCTGGCCCCTGCTCGGCCGGCTCGCCGCCTTCGGCGGCACCCTCTTCATCGACCGCGACCGCCTCAGGAGCCTGCCCGGGACCGTGGGCGCCATGAGCTGCGTCCTGGCGGGCGGCGGCCGGGTGGTCGTCTTCCCGGAGGGGTCGACGTGGTGCGGGCGCGGCGAGGGCGCCTTCCGCCCGGCCGCGTTCCAGGCCGCCCTGGACACCGGATCCGACGTCCAGCCGGTACGGATCGCCTACCGGCCCGTGGGCCCCGCGGCCTTCGTCGGGGACGACCCCCTGGGGGCCTCCCTGTGGCGGATCGTGACGGCACGGCGGCTCGTCGCCGACATCCGGATACTGGACCCGATACCCGGCACCCGGCATCCGGACCGCCGCGCCCTCGCCCGCGCCGCGGAGACCGCCGTCCACCGTCAGCCCACGGTGGCCAGCGACAGCGCGAACCGCCCCTCCTCGTCCGTCCACCAGCGGGCCAGCGTGAGCCCCGCCTCGGCCAGCTCCTTGCGCACGCCCTCCTGA
- a CDS encoding MsnO8 family LLM class oxidoreductase: MSTTATALEGIRFSVLDRSRTREGEDAGQALRDTVALAREAEALGYHRFWVSEHHGVPGVAGSAPTVLAAAVAGATSRIRVGTGGVMLPNHQPMVVAEQFGVLASLFPGRIDMGLGRSVGFTDGIRRALGRDKEDADRFGAQLTELLGWFTGEQTAHPQVHARPAEGLRVPPFVLATGEGAAIAAAAGLPLVIGDLRGRSRMLEAVDAYRAAFRPSVWAAEPYVVVAGTVAVAATDEEARRLLMPEAWSLAYARTRGAFPPLLPPERIEGLQAPGAPEGMTEKQRDFYLSGLQGHVHGTEERVAEELARAVEESGAREVLVTTSTYDRGALLDSYRRLARLAGLTRANVPGGLESSDAQPH, translated from the coding sequence GTGAGCACCACGGCGACAGCACTCGAAGGCATCCGGTTCTCGGTCCTGGACCGTTCCCGCACCCGGGAGGGCGAGGACGCGGGGCAGGCGCTGCGCGACACGGTGGCGCTGGCCCGGGAGGCGGAGGCACTGGGCTACCACCGGTTCTGGGTGTCGGAGCACCACGGCGTGCCGGGGGTGGCCGGTTCGGCACCGACCGTGCTCGCCGCGGCGGTGGCGGGGGCGACCTCACGGATCCGGGTGGGCACGGGCGGCGTGATGCTGCCGAACCACCAGCCGATGGTGGTGGCCGAGCAGTTCGGGGTGCTCGCGTCCCTCTTCCCGGGGCGGATCGACATGGGGCTCGGACGGTCGGTCGGGTTCACCGACGGCATCCGTCGGGCGCTCGGCCGGGACAAGGAGGACGCCGACCGGTTCGGCGCGCAGCTGACGGAGCTGCTGGGCTGGTTCACCGGGGAGCAGACCGCCCATCCGCAGGTGCACGCCCGCCCGGCGGAGGGCCTGCGGGTGCCGCCGTTCGTGCTCGCCACGGGCGAGGGCGCGGCCATCGCGGCGGCGGCCGGGCTGCCGCTGGTGATCGGGGATCTGCGCGGGCGCTCCCGGATGCTGGAGGCGGTCGACGCCTACCGGGCCGCGTTCCGGCCGTCGGTCTGGGCGGCGGAGCCGTACGTGGTGGTGGCGGGCACGGTCGCGGTGGCGGCGACCGACGAGGAGGCGCGGCGGCTGCTGATGCCGGAGGCGTGGTCGCTCGCGTACGCGCGGACCCGGGGCGCCTTCCCGCCGCTGCTGCCGCCGGAGCGGATCGAGGGCCTTCAGGCACCCGGGGCTCCGGAGGGGATGACGGAGAAGCAGCGTGACTTCTACCTGTCCGGGCTCCAGGGGCACGTCCACGGCACCGAGGAGCGGGTCGCCGAGGAGCTGGCGCGGGCGGTGGAGGAGAGCGGGGCACGCGAAGTGCTGGTGACGACGAGCACGTACGACCGTGGCGCGCTGCTCGACTCGTACCGCAGGCTCGCCCGTCTGGCGGGCCTGACCAGGGCAAACGTGCCGGGCGGCCTAGAATCGTCGGATGCACAGCCGCACTGA
- the egtD gene encoding L-histidine N(alpha)-methyltransferase, whose amino-acid sequence MSPFQLTRTLAEDATGAALRADVLHGLTRTPKELPPKWFYDAHGSELFEEITRLPEYYPTRAEREILVARSRDIAAETGARTLVELGSGSSDKTRHLIDALLPGLDSYVPVDVSESALRGAGEALLAERPGLRIHALVADFTHGLALPETPGPRLVAFLGGTIGNLLPDERREFLRAVRGMLAPGDALLLGTDLVKDEATLVAAYDDAAGVTAAFNKNVLAVVDRELGADADPDDFEHVALWDREREWIEMRLRARRALAVKIPELDLVVPFEAGEELRTEVSAKFRQEGVRKELAEAGLTLARWWTDEEGRFALSLATVG is encoded by the coding sequence GTGAGCCCCTTCCAGCTGACCCGCACCCTCGCCGAGGACGCCACGGGCGCCGCTCTGCGCGCCGACGTCCTGCACGGCCTCACCCGCACCCCCAAGGAACTCCCGCCGAAGTGGTTCTACGACGCCCACGGCAGCGAGCTGTTCGAGGAGATCACCCGGCTCCCGGAGTACTACCCGACGCGCGCCGAACGGGAGATCCTCGTCGCCCGCTCCCGGGACATCGCCGCCGAGACCGGGGCGCGCACGCTGGTGGAGCTCGGCTCCGGGTCCTCCGACAAGACCCGCCATCTCATCGACGCCCTCCTGCCGGGGCTGGACAGCTACGTGCCGGTGGACGTGAGCGAGTCGGCGCTGAGGGGGGCGGGCGAGGCGCTGCTCGCCGAGCGGCCGGGGCTGCGCATCCACGCCCTGGTGGCCGACTTCACCCACGGGCTGGCCCTGCCGGAGACACCGGGGCCGCGTCTGGTGGCCTTCCTCGGCGGCACGATCGGCAACCTGCTGCCCGACGAGCGGCGGGAGTTCCTGCGCGCGGTACGGGGGATGCTGGCGCCCGGTGACGCGCTGCTGCTCGGCACCGACCTGGTGAAGGACGAGGCGACCCTGGTCGCCGCCTACGACGACGCGGCCGGGGTGACGGCCGCGTTCAACAAGAACGTGCTCGCGGTCGTCGACCGGGAGCTGGGGGCCGACGCCGATCCGGACGACTTCGAGCACGTCGCCCTCTGGGATCGCGAGCGCGAGTGGATCGAGATGCGGCTGCGGGCGCGGCGCGCGCTCGCGGTCAAGATCCCGGAGCTGGATCTGGTGGTGCCGTTCGAGGCCGGCGAGGAGCTGCGGACGGAGGTGTCGGCGAAGTTCCGTCAGGAGGGCGTGCGCAAGGAGCTGGCCGAGGCGGGGCTCACGCTGGCCCGCTGGTGGACGGACGAGGAGGGGCGGTTCGCGCTGTCGCTGGCCACCGTGGGCTGA
- the egtB gene encoding ergothioneine biosynthesis protein EgtB encodes MTGQDTEALRLRAVTALTAARERTALLTSCVEDSELTAQHSPLMSPLVWDLAHIGNQEEQWLWRAVAGGEALRPEIDSLYDAFEHPRATRPSLPLLAPAEARAYAADVRGRVLDVLGDTRLEGRPLVDAGFAFGMIAQHEQQHDETMLITHQLRKGPAALSAPPPPAAHSSGPVAGEVLVPGGPFTMGTSDEPWALDNERPAHTRIVPAFFVDTVPVTNGAYQAFMADGGYREERWWRPEGWAQIREHAIEAPLFWRHDGGRWLRRRFGVTEPVPADEPVLHVSWYEADAYARWAGRRLPTEAEWEKAARHDPAAGRSRRYPWGDADPEPVHANLGQRHLGPAPAGSYPEGASPLGVRQLIGDVWEWTASDFLPYPGFRAFPYKEYSEVFFGPAHKVLRGGSFAVDPVACRGTFRNWDLPVRRQIFSGFRTARDAEPV; translated from the coding sequence ATGACCGGGCAGGACACGGAGGCGCTGCGGCTGCGGGCGGTGACGGCGCTGACCGCGGCGCGGGAGCGGACCGCGCTGCTCACCTCCTGCGTGGAGGACTCCGAACTCACCGCCCAGCACTCGCCGTTGATGTCCCCGCTGGTGTGGGACCTGGCGCACATCGGCAACCAGGAGGAGCAGTGGCTGTGGCGGGCCGTCGCCGGCGGTGAGGCGCTGCGGCCCGAGATCGACTCGCTGTACGACGCCTTCGAGCACCCGCGCGCGACCCGCCCCTCGCTGCCGCTGCTCGCCCCCGCCGAGGCGCGGGCGTACGCGGCGGACGTCCGCGGCCGGGTCCTGGACGTCCTGGGCGACACCCGCCTGGAGGGGCGCCCCCTGGTCGACGCGGGCTTCGCCTTCGGGATGATCGCCCAGCACGAACAGCAGCACGACGAGACGATGCTGATTACCCATCAGCTCAGGAAGGGGCCCGCGGCACTGTCCGCCCCTCCCCCGCCCGCGGCGCACTCCTCCGGCCCCGTGGCGGGCGAAGTCCTGGTGCCGGGGGGCCCGTTCACGATGGGTACCTCCGACGAGCCCTGGGCCCTCGACAACGAGCGGCCCGCGCACACCAGGATCGTCCCCGCCTTCTTCGTGGACACCGTGCCGGTCACCAACGGCGCGTACCAGGCGTTCATGGCCGACGGCGGCTACCGCGAGGAACGCTGGTGGCGGCCCGAGGGCTGGGCGCAGATCCGCGAACACGCCATCGAGGCACCGCTGTTCTGGCGACACGACGGCGGACGGTGGCTGCGCCGCAGGTTCGGAGTGACCGAGCCGGTGCCCGCGGACGAGCCGGTGCTGCACGTCAGCTGGTACGAGGCGGACGCCTACGCCCGCTGGGCCGGCCGGCGGCTGCCCACCGAGGCCGAGTGGGAGAAGGCGGCCCGCCACGACCCGGCGGCCGGCCGCTCGCGCCGCTATCCCTGGGGCGACGCCGACCCCGAGCCCGTCCACGCCAACCTGGGGCAGCGGCACCTGGGGCCCGCGCCCGCCGGGAGCTATCCCGAGGGCGCGTCCCCGCTCGGGGTGCGCCAGCTGATCGGCGACGTGTGGGAGTGGACGGCGAGCGACTTCCTGCCGTACCCGGGGTTCCGGGCCTTCCCGTACAAGGAGTACTCGGAGGTCTTCTTCGGGCCCGCGCACAAGGTGCTGCGGGGCGGCTCCTTCGCGGTCGACCCGGTGGCCTGCCGGGGCACCTTCCGCAACTGGGACCTCCCGGTGCGGCGGCAGATCTTCTCCGGATTCCGCACCGCGCGGGACGCGGAGCCCGTCTGA
- the egtA gene encoding ergothioneine biosynthesis glutamate--cysteine ligase EgtA codes for MPTSPTSGIPRNGSPLTVADAEDLLRCICFKTGPPRTVGAELEWLVHELRDPRLPVPPPRLAAALDTVRALPLVSALTFEPGGQLELSSPPAAGLMECLDALATDLKAVRGALTPLGLGLSGYGVDPWHAPRARVLHEPRYDAMEIALGRSGPSGRAMMCESASVQVCLDAGTEGPGPLGYRRRWELAHLLGPVLVAAFANSPVHGGRRTGWRSTRQLLWADLDPARALAPPADGEPRAEWAAHVLDTPVLCVRMPEGPWAVPEGLTFREWLRTGAPRPPGVDDLRYHVTTLFPPVRPRGHLELRMIDAQPGPDGWMVPIAVTTALFEDPKAAETAYRATLPLAARATSGPAPRNPLWLAAARNGLADPALHAAALTAFDAALEALPRVGASAEVTSAVGAFRERYVVPGGCPADELQEVVS; via the coding sequence ATGCCCACGTCGCCGACGAGCGGCATACCCCGGAACGGTTCCCCGCTCACCGTGGCGGACGCCGAGGACCTGCTGCGATGTATCTGTTTCAAGACCGGTCCGCCGCGCACGGTCGGGGCCGAGCTGGAGTGGCTCGTCCACGAACTGCGCGACCCCCGGCTCCCCGTCCCGCCGCCCAGGCTGGCGGCGGCCCTCGACACCGTACGGGCCCTGCCGCTGGTCTCGGCCCTCACCTTCGAACCCGGCGGGCAGCTGGAGCTCAGCTCGCCGCCCGCCGCCGGCCTCATGGAGTGCCTGGACGCGCTCGCCACCGATCTGAAGGCGGTGCGCGGGGCGCTCACCCCCCTCGGACTCGGGCTCAGCGGCTACGGCGTCGACCCGTGGCACGCGCCCCGCGCGCGCGTACTGCACGAGCCGCGGTACGACGCCATGGAGATCGCGCTGGGCCGGAGCGGGCCCTCCGGCCGGGCGATGATGTGCGAGTCCGCCTCGGTGCAGGTCTGCCTCGACGCCGGGACGGAGGGGCCCGGGCCGCTCGGCTACCGGCGGCGCTGGGAGCTCGCGCACCTGCTGGGCCCGGTGCTGGTGGCGGCCTTCGCCAACTCCCCCGTGCACGGCGGCCGCAGGACCGGCTGGCGCTCCACCCGGCAGCTGCTGTGGGCCGACCTCGACCCGGCGCGGGCGCTCGCCCCGCCGGCGGACGGCGAGCCGCGCGCCGAGTGGGCGGCGCACGTCCTGGACACCCCGGTGCTGTGCGTGCGGATGCCGGAGGGGCCGTGGGCGGTGCCGGAGGGGCTGACCTTCCGGGAGTGGCTGCGCACCGGGGCGCCGCGCCCGCCCGGCGTGGACGACCTCCGTTACCACGTCACCACCCTCTTCCCCCCGGTGCGGCCGCGCGGGCACCTGGAGCTGCGGATGATCGACGCCCAGCCCGGGCCGGACGGCTGGATGGTGCCGATCGCCGTGACCACCGCCCTGTTCGAGGATCCGAAGGCGGCCGAGACGGCGTACCGGGCGACGCTGCCCCTGGCGGCGCGCGCGACGTCCGGCCCCGCGCCGCGCAATCCGCTGTGGCTCGCGGCGGCCCGCAACGGCCTCGCCGACCCCGCGCTGCACGCCGCCGCGCTGACCGCCTTCGACGCGGCCCTGGAGGCGCTGCCCCGGGTCGGGGCCTCCGCCGAGGTGACGAGCGCGGTCGGCGCGTTCCGCGAGCGGTACGTGGTGCCGGGCGGCTGCCCGGCCGACGAGCTCCAGGAGGTGGTGTCATGA
- a CDS encoding dodecin: MSNHTYRVTEIVGTSTEGVDQAIRNGIERAAQTLRGLDWFEVTQVRGHLVDGSIEHYQVGLKVGFRLEDEG, translated from the coding sequence ATGTCGAACCACACCTACCGCGTCACCGAGATCGTCGGCACGTCCACCGAGGGCGTCGACCAGGCCATCCGCAACGGGATCGAGCGCGCCGCGCAGACCCTGCGGGGCCTCGACTGGTTCGAGGTCACCCAGGTCCGCGGGCATCTCGTCGACGGGTCGATCGAGCATTACCAGGTCGGGCTCAAGGTCGGCTTCCGCCTGGAGGACGAGGGCTGA
- the egtC gene encoding ergothioneine biosynthesis protein EgtC yields the protein MCRHLAFLGEPVALGELLLRPPHSLERQSWEPRTQTSGVVNADGFGVGWWAEDDPVPARYRRAAPIWGDPGFADLARVVRTGALLAAVRGATLPGSDGEAAAAPFAADGWLFSHNGAVPGWPGSLAPLAATLPAPELLALEARTDAAFLWALVLHRLRSGDPPERALAGTVREVAEAAPGARLNLLLTDGSTITATTWGDSLSHLTGPDRTVVASEPYDDDPRWRPVPDRTVLTASRSGVVLTPLEEPSP from the coding sequence ATGTGCCGGCACCTCGCCTTCCTCGGCGAACCGGTGGCCCTCGGCGAGCTGCTGCTGCGGCCGCCGCACTCCCTGGAGCGCCAGTCCTGGGAGCCGCGCACGCAGACCAGCGGCGTGGTGAACGCCGACGGCTTCGGGGTCGGCTGGTGGGCCGAGGACGACCCGGTGCCCGCCCGCTACCGGCGGGCGGCGCCGATCTGGGGCGACCCCGGCTTCGCGGACCTGGCCCGGGTGGTGCGCACCGGCGCGCTGCTCGCCGCCGTCCGGGGCGCGACCCTGCCGGGCTCGGACGGGGAGGCCGCGGCGGCCCCGTTCGCCGCGGACGGGTGGCTGTTCAGCCACAACGGGGCCGTCCCGGGCTGGCCCGGGTCCCTGGCCCCGCTCGCGGCGACGCTGCCGGCGCCGGAGCTGCTCGCCCTGGAGGCGAGGACCGACGCGGCGTTCCTGTGGGCGCTCGTGCTGCACCGGCTGCGGTCGGGGGACCCGCCCGAGCGGGCGCTCGCCGGCACCGTGCGGGAGGTGGCCGAGGCGGCGCCGGGGGCGCGGCTCAACCTGCTGCTGACCGACGGCTCCACCATCACGGCCACGACCTGGGGGGATTCGCTCAGCCACCTCACCGGGCCCGACCGCACGGTCGTGGCCTCCGAACCGTACGACGACGACCCGCGCTGGCGGCCGGTGCCGGACCGCACGGTCCTCACCGCCTCCCGCTCCGGCGTCGTCCTCACCCCGCTCGAGGAGCCCTCCCCGTGA